A portion of the Trueperaceae bacterium genome contains these proteins:
- the fmt gene encoding methionyl-tRNA formyltransferase, with protein sequence MRVAFFGSPAYAVPALEALDAAHDVVLVVTQPDAPAGRGMKLRTPPVAARAAALGRPLAQPSNLKRDAAFAATLRDAHADVAVTVAYGKILPASLLDVPPHGFLNAHASRLPQHRGAAPIQWALIQGDTETAVTIMQTDPGLDTGPVRLVEPVAIHPDDTYPTLADRLAHASADALVEALDRLARGTLPSTPQDDAAATYAPLLVKDDGALDWTASATAIWNRFRGVIAWPGTRTRIAGTTLKIDALAPASTDARAADGAADAAPGTVLRVDDGGVLVACGDGAVRLERVTPAGKPSMPAADWARGARVAPGDRADEVQGDAHRG encoded by the coding sequence ATGCGCGTCGCCTTCTTCGGTTCTCCCGCCTACGCCGTCCCGGCCCTCGAGGCGCTCGACGCGGCGCACGACGTCGTCCTCGTCGTCACCCAACCCGACGCGCCCGCGGGCCGCGGCATGAAGCTCCGCACGCCGCCGGTCGCGGCCCGCGCGGCGGCGCTCGGCCGGCCGCTCGCGCAGCCCTCGAACCTCAAACGCGACGCGGCGTTCGCCGCCACCCTGCGCGACGCCCACGCCGACGTCGCGGTCACCGTCGCGTACGGCAAGATCCTGCCAGCCTCCCTGCTCGACGTCCCCCCCCACGGCTTCCTGAACGCGCACGCCAGCCGCCTGCCCCAGCACCGCGGGGCCGCCCCGATCCAGTGGGCGTTGATCCAGGGAGACACGGAGACCGCCGTGACGATCATGCAGACCGACCCCGGCCTCGATACCGGCCCCGTCCGGCTCGTAGAGCCGGTCGCGATCCATCCCGACGACACCTACCCGACTCTCGCCGACCGCCTCGCGCACGCCTCCGCCGACGCCCTCGTCGAGGCCCTCGACCGCCTCGCGCGCGGGACGCTGCCGAGCACGCCGCAGGACGACGCCGCCGCGACGTACGCGCCGTTGCTCGTCAAGGACGACGGCGCGCTCGACTGGACGGCGTCCGCGACCGCCATCTGGAACCGCTTCCGGGGCGTCATCGCGTGGCCGGGCACGCGCACCCGCATCGCGGGCACGACCCTGAAGATCGACGCGCTCGCGCCCGCCTCCACCGACGCGCGCGCGGCCGACGGCGCGGCGGACGCCGCGCCCGGCACGGTGCTGCGCGTGGACGACGGCGGCGTCCTGGTGGCGTGCGGCGACGGCGCCGTTCGGCTGGAGCGCGTCACGCCCGCCGGGAAGCCCAGCATGCCGGCCGCCGATTGGGCGCGCGGCGCGCGCGTCGCACCCGGCGACCGGGCCGACGAAGTTCAGGGGGACGCGCACCGTGGCTAG
- a CDS encoding peptide deformylase, whose protein sequence is MIHPIRLYGDPVLRRTATEVRTFDAALAELATDMIETMHDANGVGLAAPQIGLSKRLFVALELAPDPDGENPTDTDPPAAAALEGPEPDGEPGGETEDGGRAVLATHVMVNPVLVERRGRQVGPDGCLSIPGPWVEDMVRDAEVRVRYQDVDGVPHERWAEGHFAHVVQHELDHLDGVLYFDRLPSDARRAFLDAHRAELADLQRRAKAFLKERPTVPTVD, encoded by the coding sequence ATGATTCACCCCATTCGCTTGTACGGCGACCCGGTGCTGCGCAGGACCGCGACGGAGGTCCGGACCTTCGACGCGGCGCTCGCCGAGCTGGCGACCGACATGATCGAAACGATGCACGACGCGAACGGCGTCGGGTTGGCCGCCCCGCAGATCGGCCTGAGCAAACGCCTCTTCGTCGCCCTCGAGCTCGCGCCCGACCCCGACGGCGAGAACCCCACGGACACCGATCCGCCCGCCGCCGCCGCCCTGGAGGGCCCCGAGCCGGACGGCGAGCCCGGCGGCGAGACGGAGGACGGCGGCCGCGCGGTGCTCGCCACGCACGTGATGGTGAACCCCGTCCTCGTCGAGCGCCGCGGAAGGCAGGTCGGGCCCGACGGCTGCCTGAGCATCCCGGGGCCGTGGGTCGAGGACATGGTCCGCGACGCGGAGGTCCGCGTCCGCTACCAGGACGTCGACGGCGTCCCGCACGAACGGTGGGCGGAGGGGCACTTCGCGCACGTCGTGCAGCACGAGCTCGACCACCTCGACGGGGTCCTGTACTTCGACCGCCTCCCAAGCGACGCCCGCCGCGCGTTCCTCGACGCCCACCGCGCCGAACTCGCGGACCTGCAGCGCCGCGCCAAGGCGTTCTTGAAGGAGCGGCCGACCGTCCCCACGGTCGACTGA
- a CDS encoding CdaR family protein, which yields MRSLASWRRAWRRARRDAPAKVAAVVAALGLWWVATNDPGTTVQRSLLVPLRVDGAAADEVAVGVPDRVEVVVSGPSERMDRLDADDVDASLDLTGVDGAFAADVEARVPQALRVVRVVPAEVIGRLEAVRRATFDVGVVLPAASGDADAAWRVASLAPATVIVEARDPVLADVDAVVAVLRDGDAARRAVDAPAPVPLVALDADARPVVGARLSPTDARLRVRADVPWRSVRREVRVLPLPEGVRLVELATAEATVVAPLPTLADLPDLPAAVPEATAAWPPGTYDVTLVPDAPDDVAVATPLRATVRIGADDAPAGP from the coding sequence GTGAGGTCGCTCGCCTCCTGGCGGCGGGCCTGGCGTCGCGCGCGGCGCGACGCCCCGGCGAAGGTCGCGGCCGTCGTCGCGGCGTTGGGCTTGTGGTGGGTCGCGACGAACGACCCCGGGACGACCGTGCAACGCAGCCTGCTCGTGCCGCTCCGCGTCGACGGCGCCGCGGCGGACGAGGTCGCCGTGGGGGTGCCCGACCGCGTCGAAGTCGTCGTGAGCGGCCCGTCGGAGCGCATGGACCGCCTCGACGCGGACGACGTCGATGCGTCGCTCGACCTCACCGGCGTCGACGGGGCGTTCGCCGCGGACGTGGAGGCGCGCGTGCCGCAGGCGTTGCGGGTCGTGCGGGTCGTGCCCGCCGAGGTGATCGGTCGCCTCGAGGCGGTCCGCCGCGCGACGTTCGACGTCGGCGTGGTCCTCCCCGCCGCGTCCGGCGACGCGGACGCCGCCTGGCGGGTGGCGTCGCTGGCACCTGCGACGGTGATCGTCGAGGCCCGCGACCCGGTCCTCGCCGACGTCGACGCGGTCGTCGCGGTGCTGCGCGACGGGGACGCCGCCCGCCGCGCGGTCGACGCCCCGGCGCCCGTGCCCCTCGTGGCGCTCGACGCGGACGCGCGACCGGTGGTGGGGGCCCGCCTCTCCCCCACCGACGCCCGCCTGCGCGTGCGGGCGGACGTCCCGTGGCGGTCGGTTCGCCGCGAGGTGCGGGTGTTGCCCCTCCCCGAGGGGGTGCGCCTCGTCGAGCTCGCGACGGCGGAGGCGACCGTCGTCGCGCCCCTCCCGACCCTCGCGGACCTGCCCGACCTGCCCGCCGCCGTACCCGAAGCGACCGCCGCGTGGCCGCCGGGCACGTACGATGTGACGTTGGTGCCGGACGCCCCCGACGACGTCGCGGTCGCGACGCCGCTCCGTGCGACGGTACGCATCGGCGCGGACGACGCCCCGGCGGGGCCCTGA
- the cdaA gene encoding diadenylate cyclase CdaA encodes MTPLDRFGPLDAIDVALLAVLVYQGYALLVGSRAWNVVRGLVAVAGLWLVARAANLEGTAWLFERLAPVGLLALVIVFQPELRAALERVGRGRGRRAVDGDPVQELMTAIRELAAKRVGALVVVERTTPLGEFATRGVALETPVRAELLQTLFDSKGPLHDGAVLIRGDAIVAAGVILPLSQETQRFDRTLGTRHRAALGVSEVSDAWVVVVSEERGTVSVARDGHLETDVAPSDLLTSLRTVYGEVRP; translated from the coding sequence ATGACGCCGCTGGACCGCTTCGGACCCCTCGACGCGATCGACGTCGCGCTGTTGGCGGTGCTGGTCTACCAGGGCTACGCCCTCCTCGTCGGGTCGCGCGCGTGGAACGTCGTCCGCGGCCTCGTCGCGGTCGCAGGCCTGTGGCTCGTGGCGCGCGCCGCGAATCTGGAGGGGACCGCCTGGCTGTTCGAGCGCCTCGCCCCCGTCGGCCTCCTGGCGCTCGTGATCGTGTTCCAACCGGAGTTGCGCGCCGCGCTCGAACGCGTCGGGCGGGGCCGAGGCCGACGGGCGGTGGACGGCGACCCGGTCCAGGAGTTGATGACCGCGATCCGCGAGTTGGCGGCGAAGCGCGTCGGCGCCCTCGTGGTCGTCGAGCGCACGACGCCGCTCGGGGAGTTCGCGACGCGCGGCGTGGCGCTCGAGACGCCCGTCCGCGCGGAGCTGCTGCAGACCCTGTTCGACTCGAAGGGCCCCCTGCACGACGGCGCGGTCCTGATTCGCGGCGACGCGATCGTGGCGGCCGGCGTGATCCTGCCCCTCAGCCAGGAGACGCAGCGCTTCGACCGGACGCTCGGGACCCGCCACCGTGCGGCGCTCGGCGTGTCGGAGGTGTCCGACGCGTGGGTCGTCGTCGTGAGCGAGGAGCGGGGCACGGTGTCGGTCGCACGCGACGGGCACCTGGAGACCGACGTCGCCCCCTCGGATCTGCTGACGTCGCTCCGCACCGTCTACGGCGAGGTTCGCCCGTGA
- the prfB gene encoding peptide chain release factor 2 (programmed frameshift): MEELKERLLHLRGYLDLASKREALTEYDERLNDPDLWNDPDAAREVTQGAARLRKVIETYDRLQSDVEGLDELAALAGEEDAEELAAERARVEASLNDLYRETLFQGDHDDRPAIVTIKPGAGGTESSDWAGMLLRMYHRYAERSGWKVELLDAVGSDAAPNGVEYAQLIVRGERAFGMLQVENGVHRLVRVSPFDAQGRRHTSFASVEVMPEIDDAVDVAIDPNDLRVDVYRSSGPGGQSVNTTDSAVRVVYKGGTSDEIVVTCQDGKSQIKNREKAMTVLRSRLFEREEQRRREEQMQARGEQKAIEWGSQIRSYVLDKRYVKDHRTGVMRHDPDAVLDGDLDDLVWAGLEWAAGGETEAGAA; the protein is encoded by the exons ATGGAAGAACTGAAGGAACGCCTCTTGCACCTCCGGGGGTATCTT GACCTCGCTTCCAAGCGCGAGGCCCTCACGGAGTACGACGAACGACTGAACGACCCCGACCTGTGGAACGACCCCGACGCCGCTCGGGAGGTGACGCAGGGCGCGGCGCGCCTCCGCAAGGTGATCGAGACGTACGACCGCCTGCAGAGCGACGTCGAGGGGTTGGACGAACTCGCCGCGCTCGCCGGCGAGGAGGACGCCGAGGAGCTCGCCGCCGAACGGGCGCGGGTCGAGGCGTCCCTGAACGACCTGTACCGCGAGACGCTGTTCCAAGGCGATCACGACGACCGCCCCGCGATCGTGACGATCAAACCCGGGGCCGGCGGGACCGAGTCGTCGGACTGGGCCGGCATGCTGCTGCGCATGTACCACCGCTACGCCGAGCGCAGCGGCTGGAAGGTCGAACTCCTCGACGCCGTCGGCAGCGACGCCGCCCCGAACGGGGTGGAGTACGCGCAGTTGATCGTGCGCGGCGAGCGGGCGTTCGGCATGCTGCAGGTCGAGAACGGCGTGCACCGCCTCGTGCGCGTCAGCCCGTTCGACGCGCAGGGCCGTCGCCACACCAGCTTCGCGTCGGTCGAGGTCATGCCGGAGATCGACGACGCCGTCGACGTGGCGATCGACCCGAACGACCTCCGCGTCGACGTCTACCGCTCCTCGGGGCCCGGCGGGCAGTCGGTCAACACGACCGACAGCGCCGTCCGCGTCGTCTACAAGGGCGGGACGTCCGACGAGATCGTCGTCACCTGCCAGGACGGCAAGTCGCAGATCAAGAACCGCGAGAAGGCCATGACGGTGCTCCGCAGCCGCCTCTTCGAGCGCGAGGAGCAACGCCGGCGCGAGGAGCAGATGCAGGCGCGCGGGGAGCAGAAGGCGATCGAGTGGGGCTCGCAGATCCGCAGCTACGTGCTCGACAAGCGCTACGTGAAGGACCACCGGACCGGCGTCATGCGGCACGACCCCGACGCGGTCCTCGATGGCGACCTCGACGACCTCGTGTGGGCCGGCCTCGAGTGGGCGGCGGGGGGCGAGACGGAGGCCGGTGCGGCGTGA